TTCTAAAGTTGAGTTCCAGATTCGTTTTCCTCTTGTTGTATGAAGATTATTAGCATTTTTAATTATGTTTTGCATTACCTAGTAATTTTGTTGGCATGAAGTAAAGTTTACATAAATTGGAAGAGAGATCTATTGCCCACTTGACTTTTAGTTGTTTTATCATAGTTACATCTTTGATCTATCTCAATTAGGGATGTTATACCTTGAATGTACATTTATTTGGTTCAGGCTGGTTTTTCCTCTACCTGGAACAGTAGCTTTTTCTGATTCCAAGCAAGAGTAGCCACTCGTCTGCTGTGATGCAGTGCATATGTGGCATGTAAGAAAGGCAATAACCATGTTAGGGTAAGATGATGATGGTCTATACTAGCCTCAATTTTGTGGTCGAACACATtcacttcaatatgtttggcATGTCAAAGAGATGATTAGTTATTGGTGATGTGGGCTGGTGATGTAGGTTGGACTCATGTTTCATTGGCAGTTGGAGGAGCCTAGCTTTGATAACCTATTACCAAGGAAATGATCCTGCTGCACAACAAGTATGCCTGGCACTTGAAACCATTTGTATGTCATAGCAGTCTAGACTCTAGCCACTTTTGTCGATGTATACGACATCAATAGGCACAGATGGTATAGCAAAGGCAAGAAATCTTGAAATAAAGTGAAGGAtgcacaaaatttttatgtggaagtccttttttttgaaaggatcgagaaataatatttttccctttcataATTTTGACCCCTAAATAAAATATATCAGTCTTAATATCCATCACTGTAGCAGAGTGAAACCTAGGATTGAAAGCTGGAAGACGTGCAGAGTTGATGGTTATAATTGACAAAAAACAAAGCACAATAACTTGTAAAGAGGTAACGTCCCGGTTGGCGTCTCATTTTGGAattcctttttccttcattgGTAGCATTAGGATGAGAGGATAATGCACCTGGTTGAATGCTCTACAATGGCCTCATGTTTTAAGATTGTGATTTCAAGTTTTCTATGGGAAAGGAAAGTCAAGGCATTGCCATTCCCAAATCATGTAATAGCACCGCAGATTTTTCTGCACACATGGAATTGGCGGATTGCTGAAATATCACAATAAAAAGAACAGATAAGAACATTCTGGGCCTATGCTATAAATAGTGCTTCTTCCTTACTGAAAAAAATCTCCTACCAGCTTTTATTTTGATTGGTTTCATCCATATTCTGAGATCAATTGGGTCTATTTGATGCCATTTTTTAAATGGATGTTGCCTGTTACATGTATAAACTTTCGATGATCGTTCTAATTCTGATTGGGTTCAATATGGTTTCTTCAGATTCTGTACAATCACATGCCTGGGACACCCAAATTCCGTCTAGAAAGAGAACATCCCTTAAACGTCCAACTCCAACTTCAGTAGAAAAGCTCCAGAAAGAGCTCTCTGACATTCTTCACGAGCAAGAATCATCATATCTCTCTGAATTGTCAGAAGTTCTGGTTTTCGGTTCTGAAACTCCATTTGGTTCTGTTGAGATTGGTCTTGGCAGCATGCTCATCAAGCCCCCACTTTCAACAGCGGCAGCAGAGGAATCAGAAGGATGCTCATTTCCATCTGAAAAcaaacattttataaaaaacaGACAATACAGAGAGGTATCTTTGCCTCTTTTACAATCTGGAAGCTATAAAAGCAGTTCAAGTAATGTGTCAAATGATCGGGTGGCAGAGGCGATGGAAATGAGGAAGCAGTCGGGGGAAAATTATCCTAAAAGAATAGCTCTTGTAAGTAAAGTTTTGTAAGCTGTTCTTGTGAGCTTGATTTTCCAACACATGTATATGTCTTCTTATTTAGAATTGATATATTTTCCTGTGGGAAACTTTTTGTGTAGCGAACCACTCTGTTCCTGATTTGTCCAGGTCTCTACATGGCATACGGCTGTTTTAGCACATGTTTGCTTTCCCTACATGTACAGGATCTGCGTTGTAGTCTGCCTGTTAATCGATGTCTCTCAGGTGATCTTTAGAATACTGATTTCACCATTGTGCTTGCTGCCTTCTTTAAGACGAGGAAAGTATGTGGATGGAATGCAGGACTTCAGTCTTCTAAGATTAGTAGGACTCCACATGAAATTACAGGAAATGTAGAAAAAGGAGTTCATGAAACTGGCGCATATGTTCGAATTACTTTCTGCGGTCCTTTCTAGGTTTGGTATATCATCCTTGTTACCTCTTTCTTTGAGTGAGTGTTACTAGCTGTTTTGAACAAAACGAGAACAAAATTCTTGTTCCATCCAAGTTAAGGTCAGTGACCGACTTACCAGAGACTGATTGTTTC
Above is a window of Nymphaea colorata isolate Beijing-Zhang1983 chromosome 8, ASM883128v2, whole genome shotgun sequence DNA encoding:
- the LOC116258543 gene encoding GATA transcription factor 26-like, whose protein sequence is MGKQGPCCHCGVASTPLWRNGPPNKPVLCNACGSRWRTKGTLVNYAPLHARGNSATELENRGNHEGVRPLNSTKLRLLHAAKAKLEASLVGNHIRDKPKATPAIHEKDTPEGSIEEDTGNRSSSMSGISYSESSTQFDRTDGNEIADSVQSHAWDTQIPSRKRTSLKRPTPTSVEKLQKELSDILHEQESSYLSELSEVLVFGSETPFGSVEIGLGSMLIKPPLSTAAAEESEGCSFPSENKHFIKNRQYREVSLPLLQSGSYKSSSSNVSNDRVAEAMEMRKQSGENYPKRIALVSKVL